In the Armatimonas rosea genome, one interval contains:
- a CDS encoding HEAT repeat domain-containing protein: MSFEQDLARGRGRAVLFLQSADQATRERYREPILHACCNNYAYDTQIEGSRDAYLLDMLEVTKDIAWYTPHLRAAFYDPTLDTDQLFGLCTRLHQRGHADFTTDLYAAAEQLAAQGNYDWDDKLLALGDAKTWQHIAVLLGTYPLPEDEDWRLDYLYEEAQKLLGRRVARHAAPRDVIFAILALRFQRRRERKRNRTTYRAPDLSEPMPKNTEALKRWLIRFRNRPFPGDPADLIALTYHENPYVTWRAMLALGNLTDPRIRTRALEALADPEEALYPAAVRLLARNTDARDLVLLTGLFRDIQARNEESQVYTFSVHFRDYAKGNPELPLTPLLLSIYENTPSSFTRRTYVELLLSRNDAPPWLLTECRYDCDEETRSHVAERL, translated from the coding sequence ATGAGTTTCGAGCAAGACCTAGCACGAGGCCGTGGCCGCGCGGTGCTTTTCCTACAAAGCGCCGACCAGGCCACTCGTGAGCGCTACCGTGAGCCGATTCTCCACGCCTGCTGCAACAACTACGCCTACGATACTCAGATTGAAGGGAGCCGTGATGCCTATCTTCTGGACATGCTGGAAGTCACCAAAGATATTGCTTGGTATACCCCCCACCTCCGTGCCGCTTTCTACGATCCCACTCTCGACACCGATCAGCTCTTTGGCCTCTGCACTCGGCTCCACCAGCGTGGGCACGCCGATTTCACGACTGACCTCTACGCTGCCGCCGAGCAACTTGCCGCACAGGGAAACTACGACTGGGACGATAAGCTGCTTGCCTTGGGAGATGCAAAAACCTGGCAGCATATTGCAGTGCTCTTGGGCACCTACCCGCTGCCCGAGGACGAGGACTGGCGTCTGGACTACCTCTACGAGGAGGCGCAGAAACTTCTCGGACGGCGTGTTGCACGTCATGCTGCGCCGCGTGACGTCATCTTTGCGATCCTTGCGCTACGGTTTCAGCGGCGACGGGAACGGAAGCGCAATAGGACCACCTATCGTGCGCCCGATCTAAGCGAGCCGATGCCAAAAAACACCGAGGCACTCAAGCGCTGGCTCATTCGTTTTCGCAATCGGCCTTTCCCCGGTGATCCTGCCGATCTGATTGCCCTCACCTACCACGAGAACCCGTATGTTACTTGGCGCGCGATGCTTGCCCTCGGAAACCTCACCGATCCACGCATCCGTACCCGTGCTCTTGAAGCTCTCGCCGACCCCGAGGAAGCACTCTACCCCGCCGCTGTCCGACTCCTCGCACGCAACACAGATGCACGTGACCTTGTGCTTCTGACAGGGCTTTTCCGCGATATACAGGCGCGCAACGAAGAAAGCCAAGTCTACACCTTTAGTGTCCACTTCCGCGACTACGCCAAAGGCAACCCTGAGCTACCACTCACACCGCTCCTGCTCAGCATCTACGAAAACACTCCTAGCTCTTTCACTCGCCGTACCTATGTTGAGCTTCTCCTGTCGCGCAACGACGCACCCCCTTGGCTCCTGACAGAGTGTCGCTACGACTGCGACGAAGAAACCCGCTCCCATGTCGCGGAGCGACTTTGA
- a CDS encoding GNAT family N-acetyltransferase, translating into MSPSKLSLEQAVEVFVEGFCVTRSFTHPFVAERLGPSLWRLHDAPRKRPRDPYRNEELIAWELPPLEVDRLAQAHAQGRYLICYLLPEGTDDRAMRAEFKALGYRLGSTEPFFVHDLAALPTHTTPFPVSPVTTPEQLDALTKAAGRRQLLPEFLTQDPPPMRGYIAEDTAVPQLVGWVSRVAAAGCGWCHSMFVLPAYRRQGIARALLAQMLADDRACGATASVLLASHSGALLYPTVGYRQIGTLYLYNPPRPRTS; encoded by the coding sequence ATGTCACCAAGTAAGCTCTCCCTGGAGCAGGCGGTTGAGGTCTTTGTGGAGGGCTTCTGTGTCACGCGGAGCTTCACGCACCCGTTTGTCGCCGAGCGCCTCGGCCCAAGCCTCTGGCGGCTCCACGATGCGCCCCGCAAGCGTCCCCGAGACCCTTACCGCAACGAGGAGCTGATCGCCTGGGAGCTCCCCCCCCTGGAAGTGGATCGGCTCGCGCAGGCACACGCTCAGGGACGCTACCTCATCTGCTACTTGCTCCCCGAGGGCACCGACGATAGAGCGATGCGCGCGGAGTTCAAGGCGCTGGGCTACCGCCTGGGCTCCACGGAGCCGTTCTTTGTCCATGACCTCGCCGCCCTGCCCACGCACACCACACCGTTTCCGGTGAGCCCGGTGACCACCCCCGAGCAGCTCGATGCGCTCACCAAGGCGGCAGGGCGACGGCAGCTCCTCCCGGAGTTTCTGACGCAAGACCCGCCTCCGATGCGCGGCTATATCGCCGAAGACACGGCCGTGCCGCAGCTTGTCGGCTGGGTGAGCCGTGTCGCGGCGGCGGGATGCGGCTGGTGCCATAGCATGTTTGTCCTCCCCGCCTACCGCCGCCAGGGAATCGCCCGCGCCCTGCTGGCACAGATGCTCGCCGACGATAGAGCCTGCGGCGCGACGGCGAGTGTCTTGCTCGCCAGCCACAGCGGTGCCCTGCTCTACCCGACGGTCGGCTACCGGCAGATCGGGACGCTCTATCTCTACAACCCGCCCCGCCCCCGGACCTCGTGA